In Vibrio japonicus, one DNA window encodes the following:
- the sfsA gene encoding DNA/RNA nuclease SfsA → MKFEPRLESATLIKRYKRFLADITLPDGSERTIHCANTGAMTGCAEPGNTVWYSTSDNPKRKYPNSWELSETKDGHSICINTARANQLAVEAIQSQVIEELNGYDQLQTEVKYGSENSRIDILLNSKNKPSCYIEVKSVTLLDVNIEGQGYFPDAVTTRGQKHLRELSEMAQNGSRAVLLFAVLHSGIEKVSAAHHIDATYSQLLKKAQEQGVEVLCYKAELSDSEMRLVKAIEFIN, encoded by the coding sequence ATGAAGTTTGAACCCAGATTAGAATCCGCAACGCTAATAAAACGATACAAACGATTTTTAGCAGACATTACGCTACCGGATGGCAGCGAACGTACTATCCACTGTGCGAATACAGGTGCAATGACAGGCTGCGCAGAGCCCGGTAATACGGTGTGGTATTCAACATCTGACAACCCGAAAAGGAAGTATCCCAATAGCTGGGAGCTGAGTGAAACCAAAGATGGCCATAGCATCTGTATCAATACAGCAAGAGCAAACCAATTAGCAGTAGAAGCCATTCAGTCACAAGTGATTGAAGAGCTTAACGGATATGATCAACTTCAAACTGAAGTTAAATATGGGAGTGAAAATAGTAGGATTGATATCTTGCTCAACTCAAAAAATAAGCCAAGCTGCTATATAGAAGTCAAAAGTGTGACTTTATTGGATGTCAATATTGAAGGTCAAGGCTACTTTCCTGATGCTGTAACAACGCGGGGGCAAAAGCACCTAAGAGAGCTCTCAGAAATGGCACAAAATGGAAGCCGGGCTGTACTTTTATTTGCTGTTTTACATTCGGGTATTGAAAAAGTCTCAGCGGCACACCATATAGACGCGACATATTCACAATTACTGAAAAAAGCACAAGAGCAAGGAGTGGAAGTTCTCTGCTACAAAGCCGAACTTTCTGATTCTGAGATGAGGCTCGTCAAGGCAATTGAATTTATCAATTAG
- the dksA gene encoding RNA polymerase-binding protein DksA, with amino-acid sequence MPESKKKALGILAIAGVEPYQEKAGEEYMSPDQLAHFTKILTAWRNQLREEVERTVHHMQDEAANFPDPVDRASQEEEFSLELRNRDRERRLIKKIEKTLDKIEEDDFGFCESCGIEIGIRRLEARPTADLCIDCKTLAEIKEKQMQG; translated from the coding sequence ATGCCAGAATCAAAGAAAAAAGCGCTAGGCATCCTAGCCATCGCAGGGGTTGAGCCATATCAAGAGAAAGCTGGTGAAGAGTACATGTCACCAGATCAATTGGCTCATTTTACTAAAATTTTAACAGCTTGGCGCAACCAGCTTAGGGAAGAAGTTGAGCGTACTGTTCACCACATGCAGGACGAAGCAGCTAATTTCCCTGATCCAGTTGACCGTGCTTCTCAGGAAGAAGAGTTTAGTCTTGAGCTTCGTAACCGTGACCGTGAGCGTCGCCTAATTAAGAAGATCGAGAAAACATTAGACAAGATCGAAGAAGACGATTTTGGCTTCTGTGAATCATGTGGTATTGAAATTGGCATTCGCCGCCTAGAGGCGCGCCCAACTGCCGATCTTTGTATCGACTGTAAGACACTTGCAGAGATCAAAGAAAAACAGATGCAAGGTTAA